GTAGctgtaaatatatagaaCCAGTAATTGTCCAAATTCTCTACATTAATATGTATCATTAAATGCACTTTAttaattcattatataaatttagaaTCATTATCATATTTAAATCTCCGTTAatctttgaattttttttctacttaaacaaaacattaataaaattgtttctcttgttttaatatatataataaataactttacatttttaaaattataattttttattttttcatatgttgaagaatttatgaatatatttttgagaGGTTTATTGTTCAGGGGTTAGGTTTACGATTCAAGGGTTCGGTTTGTTGTATCGATCAGTACGTGGCGCATTCGCAAAAACATATtggggtatattattttataacctggACGGATAGCAAAATATAACTAGCAGAAACGTGAGTCAAATAGCGGGtaagtgtacatatgtatgtatcctcagatgaatgaaaaaaaatttatttatttttaaaaaaataaaaattatggattTGTAccaacgtaaaaaatatttgtaattttctgaataaaaaaaaaattatagcaagtaaacacgcaGGATGGGTAGGCAAATAGGGATGCCCCACCTCATTTTACAAACGATTTGTgatggaagaagaagtgttCAGTCtctcacatttgttcataaaaaattttattaacaattgatggggaggaagaaacccCAAAgcgggaagaaaagttgaatatgtggtgagcataccaccaaattaGCAGTGGCACATTTGATAATTACCTCCCAAAGGCGCGGGAGGCACCCCTTTCCCCgtctctccttcctccttaGTACTTTTGGCAGCGCATCATGACAAAGTTGGAGGCGTCGGTAAACTCGGAGAACTTTTCCTCATACAGGTCCTGACTTAAGATGAGGAAGGGGCTCATGCAGTAGTGACTCGGGGGTGTGAACAACTGTATGACGTAATTTCCGTTTTTTAATTGATCAAAGAATTCTTGTGACTCATCCCTGTTCTTTCTACACACATAGagaaaaatgccattttttttaatgttaagttaattaaataaataagtcACGGcacgatttttttatcgcaTATTAAATCACTCCCAATAATGTAGTCATATGTTAcaatttgctcattttcaCGTGGGTACGTATTTTCATTGGTCCAATCgatgtttcatatttttactttactcCTACATGCTGAATCTGGGAGGCCAAAGAGTTCTACGTTTAATAGGACATTATTCGAAATGTT
The genomic region above belongs to Plasmodium cynomolgi strain B DNA, scaffold: 0808, whole genome shotgun sequence and contains:
- a CDS encoding hypothetical protein (putative) — protein: MISKWISELCLQNSTPFSKKVVLELDAGSGLASISLFTHGNIFLNGTNQGPNQVVITDVNPFTLSNISNNVLLNVELFGLPDSACRSKNRDESQEFFDQLKNGNYVIQLFTPPSHYCMSPFLILSQDLYEEKFSEFTDASNFVMMRCQKY